In Chitinophaga sp. HK235, a single window of DNA contains:
- a CDS encoding non-ribosomal peptide synthetase/type I polyketide synthase, protein MKKQDTPATLSAMLIRLKDVKDKGITFIGRGNQEEFLSYGQLYADALSWMHYLQEQGLHSGDELVLQVEDNKTFLQIFWACILSAIVPVPASVAYHTENVTKLTRISAFLNHPFLVTNRPHYEKLCGQKNTDRNFEEHFDRVLFTEDMKHAGREGKIYPVTADMIAFLQFSSGSTGDPKGVTLTHANVIANIRGSLLTNGWNEKDSTLSWMPLTHDMGLICFHLYPLYIGIQQYIMPTDLFIRAPLVWLQKISTHRVTITGSPNFGYKYYLNQFSEHKASDLDLSCLRIINNGAEPISAALCRRFTDTMKRCGLHPDAIRTGYGLAEATLKVTFKRSFPLLKTILVNRKMLTLGNCVITHDSVQPMPSESTLELVNVGEPITGMDIRIYDEQDNILPEGYMGLIRVKGDSVTRKYYNNAAATDASISKDGWLNTGDTGFMWEGCLYVAGRVKDIIFVNGANVYPHDIENTLEQLEGIDTGKVVACGIPDKETGVEAIVIFVVHKASVEAFIPLADAIKGFIAARLGLEIKQVVPVRKIPKTTSGKVKRYLLAESFVKGAYTTIINTIEEVHRGTDKVSPLSAPSTPSKDTIEQWLCEWLQQRFNLTATDLVVDKPFSAYGMTSMHVVVLAADLEVLLGTTVEKTIIYNFPTPATLSAYLSGIGNDAKKESELRHSEGDDNDSIAIVGIGCRFPGDINTPEAFWTFLKEQRSAITVTPEDRWDVAAYSATEEITSGKMYTQHGGFLRQVDKFDPMFFGISPKEAAYMDPQQRLLLEICWEALEHGGFSALKLRGSDSGIFIGMGSDDYETIIHDNREHSFGEDMDSLGVERSIAAGRIAYTFDFHGPVMQLDTACSSSLLCIHQARLSLIRRECSLALAGGVNLMLTPDTTVKLCQMKALSPTGLCKSFDDSADGYVRGEGCGIVVMKRLRDALADGDNILAVIKGSAVNHDGLSNGLTAPNGTMQQQLIEKALRDASVGADTVQYVETHGTGTRLGDPVEVQALQAVYGDASTKDKPLLIGAVKSNIGHLEAAGGVAGFIKTVLCLQHGEIPASLHYEVPNKFIPWNEMAVKVVDRLVDWPVAVKRRAAVSAFGLSGTNVHVIVEQAPDVSNGVEAQQRQVVYPSYPLLLSAKTPAALEALAQQYIRFCNNNSADWRDIAYSAAITRDVFQHRLALQATSKQAAGKYLLDYVNGITNEIRSGVAQASKGKLVWLFTGQGIENWNTGKELYEHNPVFKNVIDQCDAFLKTRWNIQLVKIFYETDGAERDKILQQTMFAQPAVFAISCGLAAVLKSWGVSPSVVVGHGIGEYAAACIAGVFSLEDGLILIAARAQLTQSIKERGTTHSAPMEPMLDEFREVAAGIKFHQPVIDLISSVTGMLANPTIASPDYWCEHITAPVQFYRSLTTITEQGGDMLMELGPHPALLPLAQMTLEYPEDSLLTSLEHGVSSWSTMLQSLMALHVKGISVNWEEFYAECLCQKVTLPVYPFQRQRYWIQQVENTQVAITSPVKIKEITDTRDQTADSRMDTLAYLRGALGELLKIPAAEIDIHRDILLLGANSLTLIRMVTSIEKKYKVKFTIPQLFEALTTLDKLATYIEAHKTVQTTPEKTDPIPATSDVIQAPAAASDLNSVVTVVSAVIQEQMENMRQQILVSMTQQFKLLALQLDSVRSVPGAIETVASGEMKNIPENGHHPMEERNPKDEIFSSESSLSPITWQQSRPLHIPLSFEQESLWFIDQLEGSVAYHEYLLYRVEGVIQVPALRYALRQIVNRHEVLRTVYTFEDETLFQKVLAADQWELEINDRTFYEMHSQTLETYLIKLVSTPFDLSKDYMLRAQLIHLSEMEHMLVLTIHHIASDGWSVDILYRELVEFYTAYMESRTPQLPSLNMQYADYAIWQRESLSEEVLNNKMVYWKNKLEGVIPLNLLTDHPRPAVPGIQGAAFTYNIDLELTDGLRNLGKQHGATLYMTLLSVFNVLLYRYSGQGDICIGTSVVTRMKEGVEELIGYFVNTLAIRNELKNDILFTQLLKQVRQTTLDAFEHHDVPFAKVVDQIITKRDLGRNPLFQVRFELHEQPDISVFELGGVRLSREMLTYTAAKFDLMFSLYETKAGLYGSVEYDKDLFDEDTIVQLCQHFKLLLYAVVKSPEEQIGRLSMLSPKEQEQLLISFNNVSGELPANRTMMDLFMAQVYRTPDAVAVMFEDQQLTYSELAASADQLAHYLRAKGVREETMVPICIEKSLNMIIGILGILKAGAAYVPIDSEHPIDRIRHILEDTGANIIVADTATKSLFAFIEETSNIILLDADKHIFSKHPATTPEVFVTPSHLAYVIYTSGSTGQPKGVMVEHGGMLNHLQSKIATLSVTSDTTIAFTAAYTFDISVWQMFASLLKGGKTIIYHESLILQPALFLDALILDRITILELVPSYLAVLLREKKLTLLKDLCFLIVTGEAVSYHLLELWFKCHTERVIPVANAYGPTEASDNICHYAMYELPERVNVPLGQPIQNMKIYILDESLQLCPVGVGGEICVTGIGVSRGYLNRPSLTAERFIKDPFYPESTMRMYRTGDRGRWLSEGVIEYLGRFDDQVKIHGYRIEPGEIESALQASGMVNEAVVIARQDHLTNNNNNSNLIAYVVPQEKFDKAAVLSYLKMRLPGYMIPTLLIEIDKLPLTDNGKIDKKALPDPGEMASVRNKHVPPGNELERLLIGAWEQILGISGVGIYDNFFESGGHSLLGTMLISVLRRQLKVELTIKTLFNFPTVAKLATYIESQQLPVKHRRIII, encoded by the coding sequence ATGAAGAAACAAGATACTCCTGCAACACTGTCAGCAATGTTGATAAGGCTCAAAGATGTTAAAGATAAAGGGATAACTTTTATCGGAAGAGGCAACCAGGAAGAGTTCCTTTCATACGGCCAACTTTATGCAGATGCCTTGTCCTGGATGCATTATTTGCAGGAGCAGGGGCTGCACTCTGGTGATGAACTAGTGTTACAGGTGGAAGATAATAAAACCTTTCTACAGATTTTCTGGGCCTGTATATTAAGTGCTATTGTACCAGTCCCGGCTTCTGTTGCCTACCATACAGAGAACGTAACGAAATTAACCAGGATAAGCGCATTTTTAAATCATCCATTCCTCGTCACTAACCGTCCACATTATGAAAAACTATGCGGACAAAAGAATACAGACAGGAATTTCGAAGAACATTTTGATCGTGTGCTTTTTACGGAAGATATGAAGCATGCAGGTAGAGAAGGAAAGATATATCCTGTAACTGCGGATATGATTGCATTCCTGCAGTTCTCTTCTGGTTCTACAGGCGATCCTAAAGGAGTAACATTGACCCATGCCAATGTGATCGCCAATATACGCGGCTCTTTATTGACGAACGGGTGGAATGAGAAAGATAGTACGCTGAGCTGGATGCCGTTAACACATGATATGGGTCTGATCTGCTTTCATCTATATCCGCTCTATATAGGCATACAACAATATATTATGCCCACGGATTTGTTTATAAGGGCTCCTTTAGTATGGTTGCAAAAGATATCAACTCATCGCGTCACGATAACAGGTTCTCCCAACTTTGGTTATAAATACTACCTGAATCAATTCAGCGAGCATAAAGCGAGCGACCTGGACCTGTCTTGCCTGCGTATCATTAATAATGGTGCAGAACCCATATCAGCAGCTTTATGTCGCCGTTTTACAGATACTATGAAGAGATGTGGTCTTCATCCTGATGCAATACGGACAGGATATGGATTAGCAGAAGCCACACTGAAGGTGACCTTCAAGCGTTCTTTTCCTTTGTTGAAAACTATTCTTGTGAATAGAAAAATGTTGACCCTGGGCAACTGTGTAATAACACATGACAGCGTACAGCCCATGCCTTCGGAAAGTACACTTGAGCTGGTAAATGTGGGAGAACCCATCACCGGTATGGATATCAGGATCTATGATGAGCAGGACAATATATTGCCGGAGGGTTATATGGGGCTTATCCGGGTCAAAGGGGATAGTGTAACCCGAAAATATTATAACAATGCAGCGGCTACAGACGCTTCCATCAGTAAGGATGGATGGTTGAACACAGGTGATACAGGATTCATGTGGGAAGGGTGTTTGTATGTCGCAGGAAGAGTAAAGGATATCATCTTTGTAAATGGTGCAAATGTATATCCGCATGATATAGAAAATACATTAGAACAATTAGAAGGTATCGATACGGGAAAAGTGGTGGCTTGTGGTATACCGGACAAAGAAACTGGAGTAGAGGCTATTGTCATCTTTGTGGTGCACAAAGCCTCAGTAGAGGCATTCATACCTCTTGCCGATGCTATAAAAGGATTTATTGCAGCACGTTTGGGCCTGGAAATAAAACAGGTCGTACCGGTGAGAAAAATACCAAAAACCACCAGCGGAAAAGTGAAACGGTATTTATTGGCGGAATCCTTTGTAAAAGGCGCTTATACAACTATTATCAACACAATTGAGGAGGTGCATAGGGGTACTGATAAAGTTTCTCCGCTGTCTGCTCCTTCTACCCCGTCTAAAGATACAATTGAGCAATGGTTATGTGAATGGTTACAACAGCGTTTTAATCTTACAGCAACAGATCTGGTGGTGGACAAGCCATTTTCTGCGTATGGTATGACTTCCATGCATGTAGTTGTCCTGGCAGCTGATTTGGAAGTGTTGCTGGGCACTACGGTTGAGAAAACCATTATTTATAATTTCCCTACCCCGGCTACCTTATCAGCATATCTTTCGGGCATAGGTAATGATGCAAAGAAAGAATCTGAGCTGCGTCATAGCGAGGGTGATGATAACGACAGTATTGCAATAGTGGGTATTGGGTGTCGTTTCCCCGGAGATATTAATACCCCGGAAGCATTCTGGACATTTTTAAAAGAACAGCGTAGTGCCATTACCGTTACCCCGGAAGATCGTTGGGATGTAGCAGCCTATTCTGCCACGGAGGAGATAACCTCCGGAAAGATGTATACTCAGCACGGTGGCTTTCTGAGGCAGGTGGATAAGTTTGATCCGATGTTTTTTGGTATCTCGCCGAAGGAAGCTGCTTATATGGACCCGCAGCAACGGCTGTTACTCGAAATATGCTGGGAAGCACTGGAGCATGGAGGATTTTCAGCATTAAAGCTGAGAGGTAGTGATAGCGGGATTTTTATTGGCATGGGATCGGATGATTATGAAACGATCATTCATGATAACAGGGAGCATTCTTTTGGTGAAGACATGGACAGCCTCGGCGTTGAAAGAAGTATCGCTGCTGGCAGGATCGCTTATACATTCGATTTTCATGGCCCGGTAATGCAATTGGATACTGCTTGTTCCTCCTCTCTGCTCTGCATCCACCAAGCCAGGTTAAGCCTTATACGCAGAGAGTGCTCTCTGGCCCTGGCAGGCGGGGTAAACCTGATGCTGACACCTGATACTACCGTTAAGCTATGTCAGATGAAAGCACTTTCTCCCACCGGCTTATGTAAATCATTTGATGACAGCGCAGATGGATACGTGAGAGGAGAAGGTTGTGGTATAGTTGTAATGAAGCGATTGAGGGATGCATTGGCAGATGGTGATAATATCCTTGCGGTGATCAAAGGTTCGGCAGTTAACCACGATGGGCTAAGTAACGGACTTACAGCGCCGAATGGTACCATGCAGCAGCAACTGATCGAAAAAGCATTGAGAGATGCTTCCGTTGGTGCAGACACTGTGCAATATGTGGAAACGCATGGAACAGGTACCCGTCTGGGTGATCCTGTTGAAGTACAGGCTTTACAGGCTGTATATGGAGATGCCAGTACGAAAGACAAGCCATTATTGATAGGGGCTGTTAAATCAAATATCGGGCATCTGGAAGCAGCGGGAGGTGTAGCCGGGTTTATCAAAACGGTGCTTTGCTTACAACATGGAGAAATACCGGCCAGTTTGCATTATGAGGTTCCCAATAAATTTATACCCTGGAATGAAATGGCTGTTAAAGTAGTCGATAGACTGGTGGATTGGCCCGTTGCTGTAAAAAGGAGAGCTGCTGTGAGTGCATTTGGATTGAGCGGGACCAACGTACACGTTATCGTGGAGCAGGCACCCGATGTAAGCAATGGTGTGGAGGCGCAGCAACGACAGGTCGTGTATCCTTCTTATCCTTTGCTCTTATCTGCTAAAACACCCGCAGCACTGGAAGCATTGGCACAGCAATATATTCGCTTTTGTAATAATAACTCCGCTGATTGGCGGGATATAGCTTATAGTGCAGCAATAACCCGTGATGTATTCCAGCACCGGCTGGCATTACAAGCAACTTCCAAACAAGCAGCCGGAAAATACCTGCTTGATTATGTAAACGGTATAACAAATGAAATAAGGTCTGGGGTTGCCCAGGCATCGAAAGGGAAACTGGTATGGCTGTTTACTGGGCAGGGGATCGAAAACTGGAATACGGGGAAAGAATTATATGAACATAATCCGGTGTTTAAAAATGTAATAGATCAATGTGATGCTTTTCTGAAAACCCGTTGGAACATTCAGTTGGTAAAAATATTTTATGAGACGGATGGCGCTGAAAGAGATAAAATTTTACAACAAACCATGTTCGCGCAGCCGGCCGTATTTGCTATTTCCTGTGGTCTGGCAGCTGTATTGAAATCCTGGGGCGTATCTCCATCTGTAGTAGTAGGGCATGGCATTGGGGAATATGCGGCTGCATGCATTGCCGGTGTGTTCAGTCTGGAAGATGGATTGATACTGATTGCTGCAAGGGCCCAATTAACGCAATCGATTAAAGAACGGGGAACAACCCACTCCGCTCCTATGGAGCCCATGTTGGATGAATTCAGGGAAGTTGCCGCCGGGATTAAGTTTCATCAACCTGTAATTGATCTGATCTCAAGTGTCACCGGGATGCTGGCCAACCCGACTATAGCCAGTCCGGATTATTGGTGTGAACATATTACGGCTCCTGTACAGTTTTATAGAAGCCTCACTACTATAACAGAGCAGGGCGGAGATATGCTGATGGAATTAGGGCCGCATCCTGCGCTCTTGCCTTTGGCACAGATGACGCTGGAGTATCCGGAAGATAGCCTGTTAACCAGTTTAGAACATGGTGTATCATCCTGGAGTACTATGTTACAAAGCTTAATGGCCTTACATGTAAAAGGTATCTCTGTGAATTGGGAGGAGTTTTATGCGGAATGTCTATGCCAGAAGGTAACATTACCTGTATATCCATTTCAACGCCAGCGATATTGGATACAACAGGTAGAAAATACACAGGTAGCAATAACATCTCCGGTAAAAATTAAGGAGATAACGGATACCAGGGATCAGACTGCAGACAGCCGTATGGATACCTTAGCGTATCTCCGCGGGGCATTGGGTGAACTCTTGAAAATTCCTGCTGCAGAGATTGACATACATAGGGATATACTATTGCTGGGCGCCAATTCTCTTACTTTGATCCGTATGGTAACAAGCATAGAGAAAAAGTATAAGGTGAAATTCACCATCCCCCAACTATTCGAAGCACTGACGACGCTTGATAAACTGGCAACATATATTGAAGCGCATAAAACAGTTCAGACGACTCCTGAAAAAACTGATCCGATACCGGCAACAAGTGATGTTATACAAGCTCCGGCCGCGGCCTCAGATCTGAATAGTGTAGTTACTGTAGTGTCAGCAGTAATACAGGAGCAAATGGAAAATATGCGGCAGCAGATTCTGGTCAGTATGACGCAGCAATTCAAGCTGCTGGCCCTACAACTTGATAGCGTAAGGAGCGTACCTGGTGCAATTGAAACAGTTGCATCCGGCGAGATGAAAAACATTCCGGAGAATGGCCATCACCCAATGGAAGAGAGAAATCCCAAAGACGAAATTTTTTCATCAGAAAGCAGCTTATCTCCTATCACCTGGCAGCAGTCAAGGCCCTTACATATCCCATTATCCTTTGAGCAGGAAAGTTTGTGGTTTATTGATCAGTTAGAAGGATCAGTTGCCTATCATGAATACCTCCTTTACAGGGTGGAAGGGGTGATTCAGGTGCCGGCTTTAAGATATGCATTGCGGCAGATTGTTAATCGGCACGAGGTGTTGAGAACAGTATACACATTTGAGGATGAAACGCTGTTTCAGAAGGTATTGGCAGCCGACCAATGGGAATTGGAAATAAATGATCGTACTTTTTATGAGATGCATTCCCAAACATTGGAAACGTATCTCATCAAATTAGTAAGCACCCCTTTTGATCTGTCAAAAGATTATATGCTGCGTGCACAGCTGATTCACCTTTCTGAGATGGAGCATATGTTGGTATTAACGATACATCACATTGCTTCTGATGGTTGGTCTGTTGATATTCTTTACCGCGAGCTGGTTGAGTTTTATACCGCGTACATGGAATCGCGCACTCCTCAATTACCTTCTCTAAATATGCAGTATGCAGATTATGCGATATGGCAACGGGAGTCCCTATCAGAAGAAGTATTGAATAATAAAATGGTTTATTGGAAAAATAAGCTGGAAGGGGTTATTCCGCTAAACCTGCTTACCGATCATCCACGGCCAGCTGTTCCGGGCATTCAGGGAGCAGCTTTTACTTACAATATTGACCTCGAACTGACAGACGGTTTGCGAAATCTGGGCAAACAGCATGGGGCAACCTTATACATGACCCTTCTGTCTGTATTTAATGTGTTGTTGTACCGCTATAGTGGTCAGGGAGATATTTGTATTGGTACTTCAGTTGTAACAAGAATGAAAGAGGGCGTAGAAGAACTTATCGGTTATTTCGTAAACACCCTGGCTATACGGAATGAACTGAAGAATGATATTTTGTTTACGCAGTTGCTGAAGCAGGTAAGACAAACAACATTGGATGCATTTGAGCATCATGATGTACCTTTTGCAAAGGTAGTAGATCAGATAATAACAAAAAGAGACCTGGGTCGGAATCCTTTATTTCAGGTTAGGTTTGAGTTGCATGAACAGCCGGATATCTCTGTATTTGAGTTGGGAGGGGTACGGTTGTCCAGAGAAATGCTGACTTATACCGCTGCCAAATTTGATTTGATGTTCTCGCTTTATGAGACTAAAGCAGGGTTATACGGAAGTGTGGAGTACGATAAAGATTTGTTTGATGAAGATACTATTGTGCAATTATGCCAACATTTTAAGCTGTTATTGTATGCTGTTGTAAAATCACCTGAAGAACAGATTGGCCGGTTATCCATGTTGAGTCCGAAGGAGCAGGAGCAGTTATTGATATCTTTCAATAACGTCTCAGGAGAGCTCCCGGCAAACAGAACGATGATGGACTTATTTATGGCGCAGGTATATCGCACACCGGATGCCGTTGCAGTGATGTTTGAAGATCAGCAGCTCACATATAGTGAGCTTGCTGCATCCGCAGATCAATTAGCACACTACTTACGGGCTAAAGGGGTCAGAGAGGAAACAATGGTGCCTATCTGTATAGAAAAGTCCCTGAATATGATCATCGGGATACTGGGGATTTTAAAAGCTGGTGCAGCTTATGTGCCTATCGATAGCGAACATCCGATAGATCGGATCAGACATATCCTGGAAGATACAGGTGCGAATATAATAGTAGCCGATACTGCGACAAAGAGTCTTTTTGCATTCATAGAAGAGACCAGCAATATTATTTTGCTGGATGCTGATAAACATATCTTCAGCAAGCATCCAGCTACTACACCTGAGGTGTTCGTTACACCTTCCCACCTGGCATATGTGATTTATACTTCCGGTTCTACAGGTCAACCTAAGGGTGTGATGGTGGAACATGGTGGCATGTTGAATCATTTACAGTCAAAGATAGCCACCTTAAGTGTCACATCAGATACTACAATAGCATTTACAGCGGCATATACTTTTGATATTTCAGTATGGCAGATGTTTGCTTCCTTGTTAAAGGGAGGTAAGACGATCATCTATCATGAATCTCTGATTTTGCAACCGGCGTTATTTCTGGACGCGCTGATTCTTGATCGGATTACTATTCTGGAACTGGTTCCTTCTTATTTGGCTGTTCTGCTGCGGGAAAAAAAGTTGACGTTGCTGAAAGACCTCTGTTTCCTGATTGTTACCGGTGAAGCAGTCAGTTATCATTTGCTGGAGTTGTGGTTTAAATGTCATACTGAAAGAGTGATTCCGGTAGCGAATGCATATGGGCCAACAGAAGCTTCAGATAACATCTGCCATTATGCCATGTATGAATTACCTGAACGGGTGAATGTACCCTTAGGCCAGCCCATTCAAAATATGAAAATATACATATTGGATGAATCGCTGCAATTATGTCCTGTAGGGGTGGGCGGGGAAATTTGCGTAACAGGTATTGGGGTGTCTCGTGGTTATCTGAATCGTCCGTCACTCACAGCGGAAAGGTTTATCAAGGACCCATTTTATCCGGAATCGACTATGCGGATGTACCGTACCGGTGATCGGGGAAGGTGGTTGTCGGAAGGCGTTATCGAATATCTTGGTCGTTTTGATGATCAGGTAAAGATACATGGTTATCGCATAGAACCCGGCGAGATAGAAAGTGCGCTGCAGGCATCAGGTATGGTTAACGAGGCAGTAGTGATAGCCCGGCAGGATCATCTGACAAATAACAACAATAATAGCAATCTGATTGCCTATGTAGTACCACAGGAGAAATTTGACAAGGCAGCTGTCCTTTCCTATCTGAAGATGCGGCTGCCGGGATACATGATCCCTACTTTACTTATCGAAATAGATAAATTACCATTAACCGATAATGGAAAGATTGATAAAAAGGCATTGCCGGACCCCGGCGAGATGGCATCTGTAAGAAACAAGCATGTTCCTCCGGGAAATGAGCTGGAACGTCTTCTGATTGGTGCCTGGGAGCAGATATTGGGCATATCCGGCGTAGGTATTTACGATAATTTTTTTGAGTCGGGAGGGCATTCTTTGCTGGGTACCATGCTGATATCCGTTTTGCGCCGGCAGCTGAAAGTAGAGCTGACCATTAAAACACTGTTTAATTTTCCTACTGTTGCGAAACTGGCAACATATATTGAATCACAACAGCTGCCGGTTAAACACCGCCGCATTATCATATAG
- a CDS encoding glycosyl hydrolase, with amino-acid sequence MNKKTLLKRTGFVFLIPLAFLQCKRELSSPSAQQSNKQQWINDYFKELSSSNYTNIYAVSWWHENFDGSFLTINSSEAALQQYQTEVGNSLFAEQCSFVNGKLTFQAGKIYHAAFPNFGGTEDQVLDNNITNFEVLAKRKIAWAYFSNNWVHGIVFPQREVDIIKNAGKVPFIRMMPRSRFEANKPDPQWHLIDIIHGQFDTSLKDWARAAKNCGTNLLVEFGAEVNCSCFPWNGSYNGGGMLNGYGDPNYPDGPEIYRDAFRHIIDLFKQEQVTNITWFFHVDASGSPNEWWNEARYYYPGDNYIDWIGVSTYGPQKKTDSYTRPKDLLDGAYRMLQSVSANKPYAVVELGVTEW; translated from the coding sequence ATGAACAAAAAAACGCTGCTAAAAAGAACAGGATTTGTTTTTTTAATCCCCCTGGCATTTCTGCAATGCAAAAGGGAACTGTCGTCGCCATCTGCACAACAATCGAATAAGCAACAATGGATAAACGATTATTTTAAGGAATTATCCTCTTCCAACTATACCAACATCTATGCGGTAAGCTGGTGGCATGAAAACTTTGACGGTTCTTTTTTAACTATTAACTCCAGTGAAGCGGCCCTTCAGCAATACCAAACTGAAGTGGGCAATAGCCTTTTTGCAGAACAATGTTCTTTTGTAAACGGTAAATTAACCTTCCAGGCAGGTAAGATCTATCACGCGGCCTTTCCCAATTTTGGAGGTACTGAAGATCAGGTATTGGACAACAATATTACAAATTTTGAGGTACTGGCGAAAAGAAAAATAGCCTGGGCTTATTTTTCCAATAATTGGGTACATGGCATTGTATTTCCACAAAGAGAGGTTGATATCATTAAGAACGCTGGAAAAGTTCCCTTTATACGAATGATGCCCCGGAGCCGGTTCGAAGCCAATAAACCCGATCCTCAATGGCATTTAATTGATATCATTCACGGACAGTTTGATACTTCTTTGAAAGACTGGGCAAGGGCTGCAAAAAACTGCGGCACCAATCTCCTGGTGGAATTTGGCGCAGAAGTGAACTGCAGCTGCTTCCCGTGGAATGGCAGTTACAATGGGGGAGGGATGCTCAATGGATATGGTGACCCTAACTATCCAGATGGTCCGGAGATTTACCGGGATGCATTCCGCCATATCATTGATCTTTTTAAGCAAGAGCAGGTAACTAATATAACCTGGTTTTTTCATGTAGATGCTTCCGGCTCACCGAATGAATGGTGGAATGAAGCCCGGTATTATTACCCGGGAGATAATTATATCGATTGGATAGGTGTGAGTACCTATGGCCCTCAGAAAAAAACCGATAGTTATACCAGACCAAAGGACTTGCTGGATGGTGCCTATAGGATGTTGCAATCAGTATCAGCCAACAAACCTTACGCCGTTGTAGAACTGGGCGTCACGGAATGGTAA
- a CDS encoding RNA-binding protein — MNIFVGNISDRTTEDEIWSLFDPFGVVYSINVAYDKYSGRSKGFAFVEMPDDSNAVQAIKELNNSVVAGQTIVVYEARPKPERPENNRFSRSGPRPGFRPRY, encoded by the coding sequence GTGAATATTTTTGTAGGTAATATAAGTGACAGAACAACTGAAGATGAGATATGGTCTTTATTTGACCCATTTGGAGTTGTATATAGTATTAATGTGGCTTATGATAAGTACAGTGGCCGTTCTAAAGGCTTTGCATTCGTTGAAATGCCAGACGATTCCAATGCAGTACAGGCAATTAAGGAACTGAATAATTCAGTAGTTGCTGGCCAGACAATAGTAGTGTATGAGGCTCGTCCAAAACCTGAAAGACCAGAAAATAATCGTTTCTCCAGATCCGGCCCAAGGCCTGGATTTAGACCCAGATACTAA